Within Populus trichocarpa isolate Nisqually-1 chromosome 6, P.trichocarpa_v4.1, whole genome shotgun sequence, the genomic segment attctttttctattgggttttacttttttttcttaacttatttatgttttgacctatttttccattttttaatttacaataagAAACAACTTGggggtatttttataaaaaaacaaagataagggTACAaaacgaattaaaaaaaatcatttaattgggAAACAAAAACAGACAAGGAAGGACACCTTAGAAGAGAAACACCAGCCACACTCTCTTTTTTCAACAGTGGGAGTCCGAGAACAACACAAGTACAAGAGAGAAAGCATGGATGAAGATGTTTTTGAAGATTAATGAATAATGATATGATGATATTTAAGTTTGCTTTTTAATCTATTTGGCTACTtattactttaaattatcttcttttttaaggATGAAAAATACAACTTTATATGACTATGTTatgttatggtattttatattttcttttgattttataatgatctaatcttaattgggaaggtaaatattttagatttatattgtattatataatattatacattttgttttttaatttatagcatATCACCTTGGTTCCTTCGGGCAAGCGCATAGGCATGCACCTAGCGCCAAGTGCCTAGTGCCTAGCTCCTTGAGCATTTTATAGGCTTGGCGTCTTTTAGCGCCTTTTGCCTTTGACAACACTGATCAGAAATGCATTTCTTTTCTGCATTCACTCTTCACTCGTAGGTTTAATGCAACAGACTTCTTGACAAGATTGAGAGGTAAGAGGCTCATGCTGGTTGGAGACTCCATGAACCGAAATCAGTTTGAATCAATGTTGTGTCTCCTTCGTGAAGGCCTGCCTGATAAGAGCAAAATGTTTGAGATCCATGGCCGCAGAATAACGAAGGGAAGAGGCTACTATGTCTTCAAATTTGTGGTAATTACAGATTTTATATGGTTATGCTGCTTCTATAAAGGCCAGAAGACAGCATTAGCCAATATTATAGTAGTTAAACTGAGTGAAGATAGAGGATCAGAAAAGGAgcaaaaaattgcaaaaaagtAGTCAATGCATTCTTTCTTGAGCACTGACTTGTTACAGATGAGTGGTAATAGGTCTTCATGGCTGCAATGATACCTTGGCTTTATTGGGAATCATCCATttcttcaagaaaataatttgaatgcGCTTGTACTGTGAAATAAATCTGCTATACTtccataaaaattatctttacaatttttttctcatttgtttctggttcaaaaaaattatgggtTTTGTAACTGGAAGTAGCTCTAATGCAGTAGTGCTACTCGTGAATTCTCTCTCATTTTGGAATCCACAAGTTTCCTTCTGAATATACAACAATCTACTTAGATGGACTTAGTTGTAAATATGGTATATCAACAATGTTTATTcttccaaagaaaaaagaagagggttgatgattttaataattgCTTGGGCAGGATTTCAAGTGTACTGTGGAATTTGTGAGGTCACATTTCCTTGTAAAGGAAGGGGTGCGGATAAATGCACAAGGAAGCTCAAACCCAACTCTATCTATAGATGTAATTGACAAGACAGCAGGCCGATGGAAGAGGGCTGACATCCTGGTTTTTAATACTGGGCACTGGTGGACTCATGGAAAGACAGCTCGTGGGTATGTTTGAATTGctgtttttgttatattttaaattgtagtTCCACGTAATTTCTGCCTTTGTTATTATATCACTAAAACAGGAtggtatttttcaatgtttatattatttctcgggtaaactttatttttgccTCTATGAAATTATCAATGTTCCAATTTTATTCCTATAGTATAAAAAATTCTCATTATTACCCCTTAGTTTTCAAAAGGCTCTAATTTTACCCCTAACCATTAAATAACCTACTTTTTTGAATTTGGTTgggtgcttttttttaaaatatttgtaagtGTTTTTTGTGAAATGTTATAACATTTATGAGAATTTGATAGGAaataattagagaaaaataaggaaaactaaaataaagtaGGAAAAATGTGagatttttattagttatttaataGCAGAGGGAAAAATCAGAACTTCGTCAAAATTATAGGAGTGAGATTGGGGCATTTTAAACTATAGGGGTAAAAGTGGAACATTGATAAAACTACAAGTGCAAAAATGTAGTTTACTGTTACTTGTCTCTGCACGTTTTGGTTCAGTAGCTAGGTTACATGACAATGTTAACCCTCCCTCTTCCATGATCCTTGCCATTGATGttgaggaagattttttttttcttagcaaaGATGTGAGTGGTGTTTAACTCTGGACAATAGGGACACGCTTTATAAATTAAGCTAGTTGGCACACACTCTTCTGTTTCTATTTTGAGAGCTACTTCAGTCTCTTTTTTGCCCTTTTCTATTAATAGtaaccaaaaaagaagaagaagaaagattagtattgaacaagaagaaatggTGAGATTTGAGTAGGAATCCCTTTTTACTAGCCATttctaagacaaaaaaaattagtcccTTCCGGTAAAGATTCTAAACCCTGCATATTGCAGGAAAACCCCTTTTGTGAACCTTATCTTTTATCCAgtattgaacaagaagaaacgGTGATATTTGAGTAGGAATCCCTTTTTATTAGCCATttctaagacaaaaaaaaattagtcccTTCTGGCAAAGATTCTAAACCCTGCATATTGCAGGAAAATCCCTTTTGTGAACCTTATCTTGCATCCAGATTCTTTAGTTGGTTTATAGACGGGTGTAAATGTGTGTTTGAAATCATACTGGTAAATGGTTCGATTCAGAAGTTGATGTCCTTGTTTATTTTGTCTATCGAAATGTTTGTATTCCCTTGTAATATAGTACTGCTTAATTGTGCAGGAAAAATTACTATAAAGAAGGTGACTATCTCTATCCAAAGTTTGATGCAGTTGAGGCTTACAGAAGGGCTCTAAGGACCTGGGGAAAGTGGATTGACAAAAATGTGAATCCAAAAAAGCAGTTGGTATTCTATCGTGGATACTCCTCAGCCCATTTCAGGTACATTTTTGCTTCCATTTTCTTCTAACCGTTCTTTCATCCCTAGACCTAGGTTATATTAGAAATAGTATGGAGGAGAGTATATTTTGTTCATGTTTGCCTTCTTTCAGATTTACAAAATGcagaaaattcattttatttaatacctCGAGTCTGTTAATTTATAGCAGTAGCATGGATCAGCTCTGTCACTCTTTCCATATTTGGAAACTTTTCTTGTGAAAAGcaaatattttgttgaaataGATATAACTACtgcaattattaattatttatttttctacattaattatataataagcAGAGGTGGAGATTGGGATTCAGGAGGGACATGCAACGGGGAGACTGAACCAGTTTTGAGGGGGTCAATTCTCAACAACTATCCTGTCAAAATGAAGATAGTGGAGGAGGTAATCCAGGAAATGAAGAATCCAGTTACACTGTTAAATGTCACTAGTTTGACCAATTTTCGAAAGGATGGGCATCCTTCAATCTTTGGCAAGAACGTAACTGCTGGGATAAAGGTCTCATCAAGGCGCCAAGACTGCAGCCATTGGTGTCTTCCAGGTGTCCCTGATGCATGGAATGAGCTCATATATGCAACCCTGGTTCAACATTGACTTTCCAAGAGTTAAAACAACAATCTTCCCTCCTCATTTTCAAcggggaaagaaaaaatatttataattttactttcACAAGGTATGGAGAATTCCAAGTTTTGTATTGTTCAAGACTTGCAATGTGAACTCTGACTTTGCAAgtcatggaatttttttttcttacaaccaTTTCTGAatctatgatatatatatttatgtaggAGAAATGTGTGCTGATGATTGGTGAGGTTACTATTTCTGATCTTACCTTTTCAACGCAGGGGGTTGTTTCTGGGTTGCTTCTGTGGTAGGTCTTTTTCCAAGAAGATTACATAAAGTAATGCCTTAGCTTAAAGCTGTAAGCAACCATCAAACTCCACCTCTTGGCTTGGACCATAAAACATGGGTCCATCGTATAATCTTAATCTAATTTCAGCAAACTTGGTCAATctgccaaaattatttttacaacttTTCAATTCTTTGCCCACAAGAAAAGTTAAGCAGATAAGCAATGAAAATGATTGTTGTGATTTTGGGTTAAGATTGGACTGGGTTCATCCAATGATCATCACTGACTAAATggcaaaaaatttgaaaagtatgaAATGCTTCCTAGAAACGTTGACATGCCACTCCTTTTCTAATCAGAAAATAGACTCTTTTGTAGGGTATTGaaatagcggttgttttttaaagtatttttttatttaaaaatatattaaaataatatgttttttaatttttaaaatttatttttgatattagcgtatcaaaacaatctgaaaataaaaaaaaaattaaatatataaatatattataaaaatatttttaaaacacaaaaataaacttgatttttatatgattgtaGATAATGATCATGCCGGTGCGAGTTGTGTTCATTGTaacttagacttttttttttttcacttttcatgcTATTACcatgatttgatttatatatggtattttcttttgaatcttTTCTCTTTAGCCAAACCGATGGAATTCCTCTTGCACgagtccatttttttttatatatatatacttcttTTGTCAATCTAATAAGGGTGGAGAATCTAAACAAAGggcatatattattattatcataatgtTTTTGGTCCATCAATAAACTTACTTCGAAGACTTGGCTTCTATAATTTTACAACTTGACTTgatagaaaattaattgaataggTTTATCATAAGGTTGGCGTTATGGTgccaactatatatatattaatgacaTAGCAGCTCATTAAGCAATCTTTATTATgataaagcaaaattaaatgCTAAAGTCAAACTTCATAATTATGTGAGTGAgtggatttcttttttcatgctgCTCGTTTTATTTATAACTAATTAAGAATCAATCCCAACGGTGAGCAAATTAAAACACTGTTGTAGTTTCGCTTGGCCAGTTACTCTGCCTTGTTAAGTATATAATTAAAACCAGAAATATACATGAAGCTAACTAAGTTGTTGTTTGATAGAGGGAGTCTTCCTTCACATTCCTTCAACTTCAACAACTAAATTAATCACTACttattccaatatatatatatatatatatatattgacttgCAAATCCTTCAACACTTCcgtacttttttttaaaacctttttgtttgagatttaactgaaattattttttagattaacgtgggtgtttggATTAGTTTACGTATATTTTGACTAATtttacgggtcctgaagttaacggtCATGTAAGTATCCAAtggccctgagatttgtgagactcgaatcGGTGACCTCTAATAAGCAAATATAGAACCTGACCAATTGAGTTACACCTCTCAAATTAACTGAGAAAAACTTtgcttgatatatatatattctctgtAATTTCCACTAAATATTTTGGAatttagaattatatatatatatataattcatttctttttaaatgaagCTTCTATATATCAATTCTCCTCTCatcatttcattaaatatacACGTcgatctttttatttattgtagcACATGCATAAACGAATAGATAAGCCATTCGATATTacttgttatattaatttgtagttTCTCAAATAAAGCTTACACTAAAACTTTAACTTAGTCgacaaaaattaaagagatatatatatcgatgaaaacaacaaaaatcaaggTCCATCATTCCCACCCCATCATTGCACAAACGGTCATGATTGCCCTAACCTCTTTGTACGTCAACACGCTTCATATTatatctgtttgttttttaaatatatatttttattaaccttaattaaaatcaatttttttataattaaatcctaaacaaaacatccacatttaaattaaaacattcatataaaaatcattttcggATGTACAAAGTGATGATAATGTAAAGAATAAGCATTAATTCTTACTAAAACAAGgttttattgtatatatatatatatatatatatgaaaatgagagatcatagagagagagagagagagagagtaagaaAAGTAGTTGGTCAAAATGAACCCATGTAGAAGGATATCGAATGACATTCCCATAGAATTCCACTAAAATTCCACAAAcaaattgttaatttattctACCACGAGCTCTCTTTTCTATTCGGTACAAGACTTGGGGCACACCCTCGGATCCCCTGTTGAATTATTCATCACTTCAAATTATTTGGTATTTTATAGTCtgactaataataataataataattattgatttacaTAAAGCTATAAACCTACTAGAATCATTAATTTTGTACTACCATGATCGATAGCCgctttacaattaattaaaattattgcttgcttgcttgctagctagctagctagctcgcTCTTATGGACCATGTCAAAAACGGCTACATTTTGTTCTGATCAGTTGTGGTGCTTTCCTCACATGAAGGACACTTTGTAATTGTACCCAAATCCTTTGCAAGCTGAGAGTGCGACGACGACGACCGTCCAGTTTTTTGTGACCTTAATTCTTGCAATTCTCTCTTCAATCTTCTATTCTCATTGCTCAAACTTTCACAACATTTCTTCAAGAGTTCACAGTCTGCCTCTGTTTGCTTCAGCTTGGTCCTGCATGCacgttaattgtttttattttttatttttatcactattattaCTGTAGAGAAGAAACCGAATACCCAAAAAGAAACCAATGAAAAAATGACAACAAGGATTTAAATGAACAAACTGAGTTATGGAGTTTTTACCTTGCCCTCCTGTTTTGAAACCAGACTTCAACTTGTCTCGGCTTTAAATTCAATTGCTCAGCGAGTGCATGCTTCTTAGCCTGCATGCATGAGGTGAAATCCTTTATTTAGTCACtggataaataaattaaagacaaGAGatcagggggggggggggggggggggagacaaataaattgaaattaaactaATGTTTTTGATAACTGAATCAAGGATTTATATagcaaattataaataaaagcataagCAAAAAAGGTCATGCCGGGAGAGGTTTATTTGtaactctaaaaaatattaaagtttccaggcaaaattaaatattataatttacaagTACTAacaataatgatattaaaaaaacttgagtataatttgattttctgATATCTAATCAAAGATCAGGAGTGATAGTCAGCAGCACAAACTGCTGGCAAGGAagggaaaaaatgaaatatataaagaGCAGCAAAAAAGGGTACCGGATTAAGAGTGGGATGCCTTCGAAAGCTCTCCTCAAGGTAGCTTGATTGGTCTTTTGTAAGCCTGAGTTTCTTTCTACCAGTACCATACATGCAGCTATTATCAATGGAATGATCACTTCTCTTATTTCCATAATCCTCATCTTCTTCAGACTTGAAGCATGTCCCCTCTGCCTTGCCATGATGATCTATATTCATGGAATCGTCTTGATCAGGGCAGAGTGTAAATGAGAGGTCTAGACGTACCACAGGCTTCTCCTTCTGTTTCTGCGGCCATGGCGCATAGTTTTCACCTCCTAGTCCAAGCCCAAGTCTTGTGTTACAGTACCCTTCTTCTTCCatgtttgagagagagagagagagagaggggggaaaagagaaagagaagatgatgaataTAATTGGCGAATGGAGAGAAGGGGTTAGGAGGTGACTTTATACAAGAATATTCAAGTCTTTGGATATAATTTAGGaatatataaatgattttaaataattgttttgtgaATAACTACAGTGCTAATGACAACTAAACATGGTGATAGAGTGTCCTAATGGGTGCTTTAGAGCCATGCATGACCCTTTTGAGGGAAACCAAAACTTCCTTCATTCCTTCCATATCATGTTTGACCTCGCCATTAATTTCCACagggttttaattaattaataattaattttagactTTGATTGATTTGAGTCTACTCACCCCCGGACCGtatatttccaaacaatttCCCTGCgtatgaaaacaaaag encodes:
- the LOC7474710 gene encoding protein trichome birefringence-like 5, with protein sequence MANSSSFNHRYTVITSLFLVSFLLTIFLFNKRALEPTLYFYRDFFPQTTTASHISLPNFTLPDSEEPVDSVIHQPISQNETIESKTGDDSRNMEVSTENEDDPDGGVDSGEDLIYNSTNVEVSSENKKDPDVDLESGGDLSGNGGDKLMESLKSCDLYRGTWVKDEEYPIYKAGSCPYVDEAFDCQGNGRKDSDYLKWRWKPNDCDLPRFNATDFLTRLRGKRLMLVGDSMNRNQFESMLCLLREGLPDKSKMFEIHGRRITKGRGYYVFKFVDFKCTVEFVRSHFLVKEGVRINAQGSSNPTLSIDVIDKTAGRWKRADILVFNTGHWWTHGKTARGKNYYKEGDYLYPKFDAVEAYRRALRTWGKWIDKNVNPKKQLVFYRGYSSAHFRGGDWDSGGTCNGETEPVLRGSILNNYPVKMKIVEEVIQEMKNPVTLLNVTSLTNFRKDGHPSIFGKNVTAGIKVSSRRQDCSHWCLPGVPDAWNELIYATLVQH
- the LOC7474711 gene encoding homeobox-leucine zipper protein HAT9; translated protein: MEEEGYCNTRLGLGLGGENYAPWPQKQKEKPVVRLDLSFTLCPDQDDSMNIDHHGKAEGTCFKSEEDEDYGNKRSDHSIDNSCMYGTGRKKLRLTKDQSSYLEESFRRHPTLNPAKKHALAEQLNLKPRQVEVWFQNRRARTKLKQTEADCELLKKCCESLSNENRRLKRELQELRSQKTGRSSSSHSQLAKDLGTITKCPSCEESTTTDQNKM